A portion of the Mesobacillus boroniphilus genome contains these proteins:
- a CDS encoding FAD-dependent oxidoreductase: protein MYDVAIIGAGPAGGSAAIFTAKAGKKTIVLDNNKSVTKRAWMENHYGAPEIAGPDLVETGINQAKKHGAEVVETTVTSVSKTDNGLKVVTENGEYEAKHVIIASGMMTDVAEASALATKDGTEPRIKTIFDVDAAGKTNVEGVWAAGTCAGVSMHTIITAGDGAKVAINVISELNGERYVDHDVLKA from the coding sequence ATGTATGATGTAGCAATTATCGGAGCAGGCCCCGCAGGTGGAAGCGCAGCAATTTTCACAGCAAAGGCTGGCAAAAAAACAATCGTGCTGGATAACAATAAAAGCGTAACGAAGCGTGCCTGGATGGAGAACCACTACGGCGCTCCTGAAATCGCAGGACCTGACTTAGTTGAAACTGGCATCAATCAAGCCAAAAAACACGGTGCTGAAGTTGTTGAAACAACAGTGACTTCTGTCAGTAAAACAGACAACGGCCTTAAAGTCGTAACGGAAAACGGCGAGTATGAAGCAAAGCATGTCATCATCGCGTCAGGCATGATGACTGATGTAGCGGAAGCATCAGCTCTTGCAACAAAAGATGGCACAGAGCCAAGAATCAAGACGATTTTCGATGTCGATGCTGCCGGTAAAACAAATGTTGAAGGCGTTTGGGCTGCAGGCACTTGCGCTGGCGTAAGCATGCACACAATCATCACAGCTGGAGACGGTGCGAAGGTTGCAATCAACGTCATCAGTGAGCTGAACGGCGAGCGTTATGTAGACCACGATGTGTTAAAAGCTTAA
- a CDS encoding DUF2188 domain-containing protein translates to MAKNNDNRMEREDYFKDRAGTGDTRFHAVPHDEEGWAVKKEGQNDPELTTDSRSEAVSEAKRMAEEAGTMAYIHDEDGKIKDQFKYNN, encoded by the coding sequence ATGGCAAAGAATAATGACAACAGAATGGAACGTGAAGATTATTTCAAGGACCGCGCTGGAACGGGTGATACTAGATTCCACGCTGTTCCCCATGATGAAGAAGGCTGGGCTGTTAAAAAAGAAGGACAGAATGACCCGGAACTTACTACTGACTCAAGATCCGAGGCTGTGAGCGAAGCTAAGCGAATGGCAGAGGAAGCCGGAACGATGGCTTACATCCACGACGAGGATGGGAAGATCAAGGACCAGTTTAAATATAACAACTAA
- a CDS encoding DUF6944 family repetitive protein has protein sequence MENERKELFGAWIQASGTTLAAIGSTPLKNFTESQLTSFNLWGNELQALGNALIADSEVLITMEKIGNQIQAAGNLTVIAGIILPVEDVTGQELDIRGNLMQALGGSAALTDTLGEKRSAESLYNIYGNLLQIIGNSMQAIAGIIELRGRDGDNINTAGSWIQAAGSVIQALGSTRDHLDETG, from the coding sequence ATGGAAAATGAGCGTAAGGAACTGTTTGGCGCATGGATTCAGGCATCCGGAACCACTCTCGCGGCAATCGGAAGCACCCCCTTGAAGAATTTTACCGAAAGCCAGTTGACCAGCTTTAATCTGTGGGGGAACGAGCTTCAGGCTTTAGGAAATGCACTGATTGCAGATAGTGAAGTCCTTATTACAATGGAGAAAATAGGAAACCAAATCCAGGCAGCAGGGAACCTTACTGTAATCGCTGGCATTATTCTTCCTGTGGAAGATGTCACGGGACAGGAACTCGATATCAGAGGAAATTTAATGCAGGCTCTCGGAGGCAGTGCTGCCCTCACAGACACTTTAGGAGAGAAACGGTCAGCTGAATCCCTCTACAATATATATGGAAACCTGCTTCAAATTATCGGGAATTCCATGCAAGCAATCGCAGGCATCATTGAGCTTCGGGGTCGGGACGGCGATAATATCAATACCGCAGGAAGCTGGATCCAGGCAGCTGGATCCGTTATCCAGGCGTTGGGTTCCACCAGAGATCATTTGGATGAAACTGGTTAA
- a CDS encoding cell wall hydrolase, with product MAVVKHTEADVDLLARLLRAEAEGEGQQGMLMVGNVGINRIRANCSDFKGLRTVPQMIYQEHAFEATQKGYFYQRARETEKRLARRALKGERLWPAKFSLWYFRPPGDCPPTWYNQPHVGRFKLHCFYEPTGEECANIYNTF from the coding sequence ATGGCAGTAGTAAAGCATACGGAGGCTGATGTCGATCTGTTGGCGCGATTGTTAAGAGCGGAGGCTGAAGGTGAAGGGCAGCAGGGCATGCTGATGGTGGGAAACGTAGGGATCAACCGGATACGTGCAAACTGTTCAGATTTTAAGGGCTTAAGGACTGTGCCACAGATGATTTATCAGGAACATGCTTTTGAAGCAACACAAAAGGGTTATTTTTATCAGCGGGCAAGAGAGACCGAGAAGAGACTCGCAAGGCGTGCGCTTAAAGGGGAGAGGCTGTGGCCGGCAAAGTTTAGCCTATGGTATTTCCGTCCGCCAGGGGATTGTCCACCGACATGGTACAATCAGCCACATGTCGGCCGATTTAAGCTTCACTGTTTTTATGAACCAACAGGTGAAGAGTGTGCGAATATTTATAACACCTTTTAA
- a CDS encoding GNAT family N-acetyltransferase — translation MKTNLFRGQTLKLTAKREGDTDIIASWDEDPEYLRNVDTEIAIPRPVEHFEGEGDPSSNSFYFRLRTIEDDRLIGFIVIHSIEWNNRAGMLAMGIGNSNDRGKGFGSEALQLILRYAFQELNLHRVGLDVIEYNEQGIRAYQKAGFQIEGRIRQAVHRDGKIYDRINMGILRSEWEEMNS, via the coding sequence ATGAAAACGAATCTTTTTCGCGGACAAACACTAAAGCTTACAGCTAAAAGGGAAGGGGATACAGATATCATCGCTTCCTGGGATGAGGACCCGGAGTACCTGAGAAATGTTGACACAGAAATTGCGATACCTCGGCCGGTGGAGCATTTTGAAGGTGAGGGGGATCCTAGTTCGAACAGCTTTTACTTCCGCTTACGTACTATTGAGGATGACAGGCTGATTGGATTTATCGTTATCCACAGCATCGAATGGAATAATAGGGCAGGAATGCTTGCAATGGGCATCGGAAACTCCAATGATCGAGGTAAAGGATTCGGGTCCGAAGCATTGCAGCTCATCCTTCGCTATGCCTTCCAGGAGCTGAACCTGCACCGCGTCGGCCTGGATGTCATCGAATATAATGAGCAGGGGATACGTGCATATCAAAAAGCCGGCTTTCAAATCGAGGGCAGGATCAGACAAGCAGTTCATCGTGATGGCAAAATTTACGACCGAATCAATATGGGAATCCTAAGGTCGGAGTGGGAAGAAATGAATAGCTAA